In one window of Legionella fallonii LLAP-10 DNA:
- a CDS encoding glycoside hydrolase family 5 protein, producing MIKFLRLILMSVFAFHIVSPAWSKDSFYLLSIPFKTSLSPAQVKVTVDNARGVETISICNNSSKSIPLENIEFIFNYKAPMPTNIWGNLGISWRVANQAGTAVVLRGETPDELFLPSDPNCTNPLTIQFNAATDVPQPSLPFVFKVGDTRSTDLDRVNSSIHNDITTSTVTPVANSLSSIGPFTTKNGHIIDKNGNPITFKGVSWFGFNNENHVVNGLWQSDFDTMLGQIKSLGFNAVRIPFQFDFIFNPSIAPSGIANYCKGSPCNTNVPRDSALHTFQWVVKQFTDNGIFVLIDDHYEDNTYVTNQGKWISGWQRVAQMFRDNPMVGYDLYNEPDSHGLTWEGSAQGTAWGTGVMSAAQAIYAIDPNKLLFIEGTGQAALGANWGDGFATDDVTVSQGISNPKNLFTQLLSAPYLNQIVISPHIYGPDGTNNGGPDHSNQGVAYAAWSRLNGYLFNNFFNVNNIHQSGFCINGTCHLFPIAVGEFGGKFEPSDPYYRQDVATLINVATYLTKMGDGNSVSPSWFYWDWNPNSGNTGGILKDDWTTIDCNKVNYLKQYLSLTPKPGICS from the coding sequence ATGATAAAATTTCTAAGACTTATCTTAATGAGCGTATTTGCTTTTCATATTGTGTCACCAGCATGGTCAAAGGACTCATTTTATCTCTTGTCAATTCCGTTTAAAACTTCATTATCTCCTGCTCAGGTTAAAGTGACTGTAGATAATGCACGAGGGGTTGAAACGATTTCCATATGCAACAACTCCTCCAAGAGCATTCCTTTAGAAAATATAGAATTTATTTTTAATTATAAGGCGCCAATGCCCACCAATATCTGGGGAAATTTAGGGATAAGTTGGCGTGTAGCAAATCAAGCGGGTACCGCAGTAGTATTGAGAGGAGAAACACCTGATGAATTGTTTTTACCTTCAGATCCTAATTGTACTAATCCGCTTACTATTCAATTTAATGCTGCTACTGATGTCCCTCAACCTTCGTTACCTTTTGTCTTTAAAGTGGGCGACACTAGGTCTACAGATTTAGATAGGGTAAATAGCAGTATTCATAATGATATAACCACGTCTACTGTGACGCCTGTTGCTAATAGCCTCAGTTCTATTGGACCGTTTACTACTAAGAATGGTCATATTATTGATAAAAATGGTAACCCTATAACTTTTAAAGGGGTTTCCTGGTTTGGGTTTAATAATGAAAATCATGTGGTTAATGGATTATGGCAATCAGATTTTGACACGATGTTGGGTCAGATCAAATCTCTAGGATTTAATGCGGTACGTATTCCTTTTCAATTTGATTTTATTTTCAATCCAAGCATCGCTCCTAGTGGTATTGCTAATTATTGTAAAGGTAGTCCTTGCAATACCAATGTCCCTAGGGATAGCGCGTTACATACCTTCCAATGGGTCGTTAAACAATTTACCGATAATGGCATTTTTGTATTAATAGATGATCACTATGAAGACAATACCTACGTGACAAACCAAGGAAAATGGATCAGCGGTTGGCAACGTGTTGCACAAATGTTTCGTGATAATCCCATGGTAGGATATGATCTGTACAATGAGCCTGATTCACATGGCTTGACTTGGGAAGGGAGTGCTCAAGGTACTGCTTGGGGAACAGGAGTTATGTCGGCAGCGCAGGCCATTTATGCTATTGATCCCAACAAATTATTATTTATCGAAGGAACAGGGCAAGCTGCTTTAGGCGCTAATTGGGGTGATGGTTTTGCTACGGATGATGTAACGGTTTCTCAAGGAATTAGTAATCCTAAAAACCTTTTTACCCAGCTGCTTTCGGCTCCTTATCTTAATCAAATAGTGATTTCTCCTCATATTTATGGGCCTGATGGAACAAATAATGGTGGCCCCGATCATTCAAATCAAGGAGTGGCTTATGCTGCATGGTCACGTTTAAACGGTTATTTGTTTAATAATTTTTTTAATGTAAATAATATCCATCAGAGTGGTTTTTGTATCAATGGTACTTGCCATTTATTTCCTATCGCTGTTGGTGAGTTTGGTGGGAAATTTGAGCCTAGCGATCCGTACTATAGACAAGACGTGGCAACACTAATCAATGTAGCAACCTATTTAACTAAAATGGGAGACGGAAATTCTGTTTCGCCCAGTTGGTTTTACTGGGATTGGAATCCTAATAGCGGTAATACCGGAGGAATTCTAAAAGATGACTGGACTACTATAGATTGTAATAAAGTCAATTATTTGAAACAGTATTTGTCATTAACTCCCAAACCAGGCATTTGTTCGTAG
- a CDS encoding bifunctional SulP family inorganic anion transporter/carbonic anhydrase, with the protein MIGKNIMNPRKFRVYTKRYLKFDFVAGIVVFLVAIPLCLGIALASGAPLFSGIISGIIGGVIVGTLSGSHVSVSGPAAGMAAVVVTAIAHLGDFNTFLFALALAGLLQIIIGSFKAGFVADYVPSNVVQGLLCAIGILLIIKQLPLAFTLSADYNELKTHLLEITEGFAISPILALYHHLNSGAILITVASLAILTYFDCTKNKLLKEIPAPIVVVVLGVLLNEVFIWSDSSLVQSSPQLVNIPKTTGLHDFFSHLEFPSWSAWSNPQVYVYALILGIVASLETLLNFKAGERLDKKRRHSSTNQELIAQGVGNMAAGFIGGIPVTSVIVRTSINIQAGAATKMSTILHGLFILFAVMLIPGALNKIPLSSLAAILIYTGYKLNKPSIYSSIYAQGMDRFIPFIVTVISIIVFNLLAGILIGLFISLFYILKSNSQARIDIFKEIYPNGVTSRLVLPQQMTFLNKAALIAELESIPKHSQLIIDARYSQYIDKEIMELLDRFKEEQAPTKHIALNLTGFKDSYRVHNYIDFINVTTYDVQSNLTPAQVLNILHEGNQRFLQDIRIHRSNRIDIKHTAKMQHPIAVVLGCIDSRVPVETVFDMTFGDIFCVRVAGNVVNDDILASIEYACNVVGAKLIVVLGHTRCGAIHSACDGIEKGHITQLLSKIKPAVNAETKTKENRTGQNINFVNHVTELNIANTLQNIYLQSDILRTMIKEDEIAMVGAVYDVNSGRVKYKNYAEEFTALGNEENKELAEKLQQVITEAKIK; encoded by the coding sequence ATGATTGGAAAGAACATAATGAATCCGCGTAAATTTCGTGTATACACTAAACGCTATTTAAAATTTGATTTTGTAGCGGGAATAGTTGTATTCCTTGTTGCAATACCTTTATGTCTCGGTATCGCCTTAGCCTCTGGCGCCCCTTTATTTTCAGGAATAATAAGTGGAATAATCGGGGGGGTTATTGTTGGTACTCTAAGTGGATCTCATGTCAGCGTCAGTGGGCCTGCTGCTGGTATGGCTGCTGTCGTTGTTACTGCGATAGCTCATTTGGGTGATTTTAATACCTTTTTATTCGCTCTTGCTTTAGCAGGCTTATTGCAAATAATCATTGGTAGTTTTAAAGCAGGCTTTGTTGCTGATTATGTTCCTTCTAACGTGGTTCAAGGCTTGCTTTGTGCTATAGGTATTTTATTAATAATCAAACAGTTGCCTTTAGCATTCACTCTATCTGCCGACTATAATGAGCTAAAAACACATCTACTAGAGATTACAGAAGGATTCGCTATAAGCCCAATTTTAGCGCTTTATCACCATCTTAATTCTGGAGCCATATTAATCACTGTCGCATCATTAGCTATTTTAACTTATTTCGACTGTACAAAAAACAAACTACTAAAGGAAATCCCTGCCCCTATTGTGGTCGTTGTTCTGGGCGTACTGTTGAATGAGGTCTTTATTTGGAGTGACTCTTCGCTGGTACAAAGCTCACCCCAATTGGTCAATATCCCTAAAACAACGGGTTTGCATGACTTTTTTAGTCATCTGGAGTTTCCTTCTTGGTCTGCTTGGTCTAACCCCCAAGTCTATGTCTATGCTTTAATTTTAGGTATTGTCGCCTCTCTTGAAACACTACTTAATTTCAAAGCGGGTGAGCGCTTAGATAAGAAAAGACGCCATAGCTCCACAAATCAGGAATTGATTGCTCAGGGGGTAGGAAACATGGCTGCTGGTTTTATAGGCGGTATTCCCGTAACCTCTGTAATCGTCAGAACTTCAATTAATATTCAAGCTGGTGCTGCGACTAAAATGTCGACTATTTTGCACGGTCTTTTTATTTTATTTGCCGTTATGCTTATCCCAGGGGCTTTAAATAAAATCCCTTTATCGTCTCTAGCAGCAATATTAATTTATACGGGATACAAATTAAATAAACCCTCAATATACAGCAGTATCTATGCCCAAGGAATGGATCGTTTTATTCCCTTTATAGTGACGGTCATCAGTATTATTGTCTTTAATTTACTTGCTGGAATTTTAATAGGTCTATTTATCAGTCTATTCTATATCTTAAAATCAAATAGTCAGGCACGCATTGATATCTTTAAAGAAATTTATCCTAATGGAGTCACTAGCCGATTAGTGCTACCACAACAAATGACCTTCTTAAACAAAGCAGCCTTAATTGCTGAACTGGAATCCATCCCCAAACACTCACAACTTATTATTGATGCACGCTATAGCCAATACATTGATAAAGAAATTATGGAGCTGTTAGATAGATTTAAAGAAGAACAAGCCCCCACCAAACATATTGCCTTAAATTTAACTGGATTTAAGGACAGTTATAGAGTTCATAATTACATTGATTTCATTAATGTAACCACTTATGACGTTCAATCAAATCTCACTCCAGCCCAGGTATTGAATATTTTACATGAAGGTAACCAGCGTTTTCTCCAAGATATTCGTATTCACAGATCAAATCGCATAGACATTAAACATACAGCTAAAATGCAACACCCTATTGCTGTTGTTCTCGGATGTATTGATTCTCGGGTTCCAGTAGAAACTGTATTTGATATGACTTTTGGCGATATCTTTTGCGTACGCGTTGCTGGTAATGTCGTCAATGATGATATTTTAGCGAGTATCGAATATGCCTGTAATGTGGTAGGAGCTAAACTCATAGTAGTATTAGGCCATACTCGATGTGGCGCTATTCACTCCGCTTGCGATGGTATAGAAAAAGGGCATATTACTCAATTGCTGTCTAAGATTAAACCCGCAGTAAACGCTGAGACAAAAACTAAAGAGAACAGAACAGGACAAAATATTAATTTTGTTAATCATGTAACCGAACTGAACATTGCCAATACTCTGCAAAATATTTATCTGCAAAGTGATATCTTAAGAACTATGATAAAAGAGGATGAAATTGCCATGGTTGGAGCGGTATATGATGTAAATAGCGGCAGAGTGAAATATAAAAACTATGCTGAAGAATTCACCGCTTTAGGCAATGAAGAAAATAAAGAATTGGCTGAAAAACTCCAGCAAGTTATTACAGAAGCCAAAATAAAATAA